The sequence below is a genomic window from Providencia rettgeri.
ATCATGCCTTTGGCGTGGATATTCCCACCCAGCTCTGCTTTACGTTCTACATCCGTGAATTCACCGTCACCTAAATGTGCGACACAGGTAATACGGGATGGCTCACCAATAGCGTCAGGGTGCCCTGGATATTGTAAGACAGACAAGCCATTAACTTGGCCGATAACTTCGCCTTCAGTTTTAACGAAGATTTGTTCTTGCAAAATATCGTCCTGAGTACGTTCAGCAAGAAAACTGTGGCGCCATTGGCGGTTTTCATTTGCTTGCTTAAATGACTCTTGAGTCAGCAAATGGTTAACATGGTAGTGGCTGGCATCAACAAGAGAGCGAACTAACCAAAGAATATCAAGAGGAAGATTAAATTTATCTTCACAGTAACGAACAGCTTGTTGGATGAAAGGGACCCAGCCATCAGCAGAAATATGTGGTAATTTATTGGATTCAATAATGGATTTAACATAACGCATCCATAAACTCAATTGTTCTTCATCTTCGAAGAACATAATAGGCTCATATTCGCCATAAATTGCGCAGCTAAATAGTTCCGGTGATGTAAATTCAAACTCTTCTAAAGCTAATCGGTCACCAACAATAATGACTTTAAGTTCTAAAGGTTGTGGTTCAATTTCAATCGGTAAAGGCTGATTCTCAGAATAAGGTAACCATTCAAGTTGTTGACGGTTAACCATATTTTTTAGGCGAGCCCACATTAAAGGTTGGCTAATTAATGCGCTAGCTGCGATAACTAAGATCCCGCCATTAATTTGGTGAAGTAATCCTGGCACTAAATTCAATGAAGGGGTGACATAGCCAAATAATTGTTCGGGTTCTATCCAACTACGGTAAGCAATTTTTTCATGGGAAGAGAAACGGCTTTTAACACCACTTTTCCATTGAAAAAGACGGCTATCTTCAGATAATTGATAATCACCATCAATGGTATTTATCTCTGCCAGTAAGGGGGTAATTGCATTAGCATAAAGGCTAAGATACGCCTCACTGTCATCAGACTTGATAAACATGAAGCGAGTTTGGGCAAATTCATCAACGAAATGTTGTATGCCATCAGATAGCCTAGGCTGAATATCTGATAAAAGTATAGGGGGCAACGTTTCTGAAGATACAAATTTCGTCTGAAATGACGATAAGTTAGGAATTAGGCCTTGCCATGTTAGTTCTTGACTGATCACTATAATTATCTGCTATTAATAGGGTTATAAATAAAATGCCTGCCAATAAGCTGGGCGTATATGCCTGAATAAGGTTTATTTAATAAATTTGCTAAATAACATTGTTTGTTTTATAAACAAATTTCAGGCTCATTCATTACCCAATGGGCAAGCTTGCTATATTAGCCTTTGATAGGCAATCTTGCAGCAATAATTGTTGAATTATCGACTAGAATAACGAAAACATAAATACAATGGGTAGTGTCATCGGCCAAGTCAAGCCAATAAGTATGGCGCTCAGCAAGCGCATAAAGCAGTTAGGGTCTTTTGTTACGAGTAGGGTAAATAGCATTGCGCATACACCGCCAATCCCATAGATGACGAGTATGTATTCAAATGTGGACATGCAGTTTTATTAATTTGTTAACAGATAGGGGCGGATTGTACACTATTTTTACAAGAGGAGGTCATCTTCTTTATTGAAAGAGTGAATATTCCACTAAATCGAATATCTGCTTGAGTATTTTGTATATAATCTTGCTAATATAAAAATAGGTTCAATTTTCTTCAGGAAAAATTATGAAATATCAGCAGCTTGAAAATCTTGAATGTGGCTGGAAATGGGAATACCTCGTCAATAAAGCAAGGGGTGGCGAAGCAATTACCCGCTATATAGAAAGAAGTGCAGAAAAAGAAGCGATAGACTTGCTGCTAAAAATGGAAAATAGACCGGTTGATGTACTAAAGTGGATCTCTCTGCATATGAACCCAGAGCTTGATAACCGAATGAAACAGAGTATTCGGGCGAGGCGTAAGCGTCATTTTAATGCAGAACACCCACATACACGTAAGAAATCAATAGATTTAAACTTTTCGGTGTGGCAGCGTTTGTCTAACCTTGCCGTGAAGCGTAATAAGACGTTGTCTGAAACTATTATTCAGTTGATTGAAGACGCAGAACATAAAGATAAATATGAAAGCCAGATGAGCTCATTAAAACAAGATTTGCAAGCGATCCTTGGGACACCAAAGGAAACGGATAACTAAAGAAGATCAGTGATGATCATCACTGTAGCAAGTATCTAAGCAAGATACCGTTATTATAGAATTAAATCTTTTGAAGTGTATTTTTAAGCTGTACTGATTTTTTGTGATTTTTGATGATAAAAAAAACCCCAATATTAATTGGGGTTTTTTTATGTTTAGTTCGAAATTCAAACTAGGGCTAAGAATTAAGCACCTGGTTGAGTTACAACTTCAGTTGTACCTTGGATTTCGATTTCAACACGACGGTCTGGCGCTAAACACTCGATCAGAGCAGCACGGCCTTTAACATCGTCACATTTGTTACCAGTTACTGGATCTTCTTTACCACGGCCTTCTGCAGAGATTGCGCTAGCTGGAACGCCTTTAGCAACTAAGTAGTCAACTACAGACTGAGCACGTTTTTGTGACAGTGGTAAGTTGTAGTTTTGTGAACCGATACGGTCAGTGAAACCAACTACCAGTACGCGACCTTGAGTTGGGTCGATGCTGCTAAGTTCGTTGTACAGCTCATTCAGAGCTTCTTGACCTTCTGGTTTCAGGCTTGCTTTGTTGAAGTTAAACAGAACGTCTGAACGCAGAGTAAAGCGTTTGTTTTCAACAACTGGAGCTGGAGCAACAACTGGAGCTGGCGCAACAACTGGAGCATCAGCTTGACCGAAACGGTAAGCAACACCAACGCTCAGCATGCCGTTGTCTGGACGAGTACCGATGTTGTCTTTATCACCTAAGTTGCTAACCCATTGGTAGTCTAAACGAGTAGCCCACTCTGGAGTGATTGCGTACTCAAGACCCAGTGCGTATACAGGTGCAACGCCAGTGTCAGTTTCTTTGTAGTTACGTTGGTTCGCTTTAGCTTCTGTACGGTAAACCATACCACCTAAACGAGTGTAAACGTCTAAGTCATCCATGATTGGATAGCTTAATTTAGTAGTTAATGAAACACCCATAGATGTTAAGTCGCCTTTGTCAGCGCCTTTGTATTTCATTTTACCAAACCAGTCATAACCTAATTCGAAGCCCATATACTGGTTGTATTGGTAACCAGCAAATGCACCTGCGCCTAAAGTATCACGTTCGGTAGAACTACCTACTGAAGGGCCATCGTTAGGAGTGAATTTAGTGTCTTCATAGTGAGACCAACCTAATTTAGCACCGGTATACCAAGTGTTATCTTTTGGAGCTGCTTGTGCAACGGTTGCAAAAGCTGCTACTGCCACTGCTACTGCGATAGCTGTTTTTTTCATTTTTACGCCTCGTTATCATCCAATATTGGCTTGGCTTCGCTGAGCCTTATTATATGCCATTGGTTTAATTTACTTGCTAGGTTTCGCAGACATTATCTACAAAAAAATAAGAAAAGTAAAAAAATAATGCCATAAGCCGAACAAGCTAAAGTCTACAACGAACTTAAAAAGATACAAGTAGAGTGAGCAAAAATCGTTAAAAAAAGTGTTTTTTTAGTGTATAAATCAGAGAGATATGTATATTTTTAACAATGATTATATTTAATCTATCTGATTGATCTACAATACTTTTAATTTAACTTTAGAGACAAATATACCTAAAGGTTAAATTTAGTAAGAAAATTCTTAATCTTAGCTAGTGGTAATGATTTGAATGAATTTTTAAGTGGTTTGGCTGTCTTGCTTGTGTACTAATCATATTATACGTTTTCTGTGGACGCATAATTAAGCCAATAGAACAGCCTTCTTGAGCAGCATATTGCAAACGAATAAAATCTTGCTCGCTTATTTCCGGTAGCCACCCTAGAACCACGCTATAATTCCCACTTCTTAAGGCTTTTTCCATGGCATCAATCGTGGTGATATCTTCCATATGATTTAATTGCATAACTTTATTAGTGGGTATACCTGATTGTTCTAACCAGTGTTTACTGAGTTTTTTATTAGGGCTTAACCAGAGTAACCAGCGTGATTGGACCCCAAACTGGCGAAGCATGGGTAATAAAATGTAATCCATAATAGGGTGTTTTTCATCGTAAACAAGTTCGCTCACCATACCTTGTTGCATAGAGCTGTTAGTAAGCCCTGTCGCAGGGATTGACTGTGCGTAATTATTAAGAGAATGTTCTGTTGAGTTGTTCCAAGAATAGATGCTCATAATTTACCTCGTTACAATGCTGTATGAACATACAGTAACTGTATATCCATCCAATATCAAGACTATTTTTTCAAAGCGCTTCGCAACTTTGTTGTTTTTATCTGCATTCTTCTTGGCATTTTTTATGGATGCTCTCAAAATTGGTTATGCGTAATTATCTGTAAAAAAAGAAATTATAAAATTAATTTTCTCAAGGATGAAAATTAAGCATATCTAAAAAGGAGTTTAGTAATGTTGTCAAAAGATGAAAAATTTTTTTATTTGTCCCGTTTGTTAAGTCAATTTGGCGAATTAAAGCGCAAAAACCATTTTGGTGGGTTTTGTCTATTAGTCGATGATGCAATTGTGGGGTTAGTGCTTGATGGCGGCTTTTATTTGCGTGGCTGTTTAGTTGCGAGAAGCCATTTTGAATCCTTAGGGTTTAACCGGCTAGTTTATAGTAAAAAGGGTATTCCACTGGAAATGCGTTATTATCAACTTTCGGAACAAGTTTGGCATGACGAGGCTTTGTTTCTCCAATATATTGAGTTGGCGTACCGTTCAGCCATTGAAGAATTTAAACAAAAACAATCAATAACTATGCGAATAAAAGATTTACCTAATATGAATATGTCAGTTGAGCGCGCACTAGGGAAAATCGGTGTATCTCACGTTGATGATTTGCGTATGATGGGCGCAAAGGCTTGTTTTATGAAGCTAAAAAAGCATGGTAGGAATAACCCTAGTATTAAGTTACTCATAGGCTTAGCGGCTGCAATAGAAGGGTGTCATAGTGCGGTTTTACCAAAGGATATCAAGCAAGAGCTAATTACTTGGTATAATAGTTTTGAATTGACGTCAGCTTAAACTCGCGCAAAACCACGGTTATTATTAATATAGTTAATACTATAATATGCAATATAAGAATGAGCGGGTATTTAGAATTATAATACCCGCTCATCGGTATAATTATGATGCACTAATAGTTCGCATAATTTGTTTTATTTCAGGGACCAGCTCGAGCAATAATTTAGTTTGTTCCATGATTAGTAAAGTTTTTTCGTCATCACTGGTTGAAATGTTATCTATCCGCTGTAATAGACTGTGACGAAGTTTATCTGATTTTTCATCAATGACGAGCGGGTCAATGGTGGTGATTTGTAGCGATGATTCAACATAGCAAATAGCATCGTTGAGTAGTGAAAGGTTATCTTCATTTTGCATTTTTTCACGATGCGCGCCTAATGCAGATATATAGCTGAGTAAAGTGTGGTTTAAGCAGAGAAGGCGAAAAGCCTGTTCTTGAGTGATTCGATAAGACTTAGGATCCGATGCCATATTGGACACAATAGAAGCGAATTCAGCATCGTTATTATGTGCCTCTCTACGTGCAATTCGATACTCAAGGCGGTTGTCTTTACCTTGGTAATATTGTTGTAAAATAGCATCTAAATAACGGCAATTGCTATCCATAGTTTTTTGAATGACTTGGGGGAGTTGGCGGAATTTCCAGTCAGGCCAAATAAAGCTGACGGCAAGTAATGCAATAAAACAACCAATTAATGTGTCAATGATCCGTGGCAGTGCAACGTCAAACCCTTCTCCGAGTAGGTTAAAACAAAACAAGACGAGTAGTGTGATAAATAAGGTTGCTTGGGCATATTGGCTACTGCGAAACATAAAAAACAGTAAACCAGAAATAACAATTAGCGTGAGCTGGCCTTCCATTGAAGGGATTAAATTCAGCAAAGGTAAGCCAATGAGAATACCAACAATAGTGCCTATTATACGTAGAGCCAAACGGCGTTTAGTGGCGCTGTAGTTAGGTTGGCATACAAATAAGCTAGTGAGTAATATCCAATATCCTCTTTCCATATCAAATAGTTGGATAATGACATAGCCAGTACAAAGGAGAATTGACATTCTGACCGCATGGCGAAATAAAGAAGATTTCGGGGTTAAATGGTGTTTAACGCGTGAAATAATATCACGAATACCTGATAACGATTCGTCAGATAACTGTTCTATTTGTTTATTATTTTGCTGCCATGCACTTTGCTCAAGGCTCAGGCCTTTAAGTTGAACATCAATTCCTTTTAAGTTTTTAAGTAAGTTGTACAGCGCTTTAATTTCATGGAGCTCAGGCGATTGCTGCTTTAGAAGCTGTAGCGATTTTTCAATGTAAGCGAAAGTGCGCTCAAAACGAGGGTTATGTTGGTATTGTTTACGCCATAAAACAGATTGAGCAACTTGCTGGCAGGCTCTCGCTTGCATAGTTAATAGGCGTTGGAAACGAAATAAAATATCACAATGACGTAAAGTACGGCTAAGTTGTTGGTATTGTATGTGAGATGAACTTGCTCGTTCGTGAATATCTTGGGCAACAAAATAATAATGCAGTGAATTTCGGGTACCTTTTTGTCCTCGGTCTCCTTTTAACCGACTCAGTAATGCAATTTTTGCTTGGTTCATGGTGCTAACCAAGTGACTGTTTACTAGCGCTAAATCATAAACAGAGCGTTGGTAGTCATCTTCTAAGTCAGGGTCAAATAAGTTAGCTTTTGCATCTAAATAAGCTGAAAGTTGCTGATAGCATTGGGTTATTGCATCTTGTAGTGGCCTAACAGGAAATAAAATATGGCCAATCAAAGTTAAGATATTATACCAAATTGCCCCTGTGAGTAATAATGCAGGTTGTTGGTACCAAGTATCAAATATGGGTACACCGAGCATGGTATAAATAGCAATTAACAGTGCACCAAATGCGATGGTTGCGTATCTCTGCCCTAAAGCACCGAGAAGAATAAAACCACATGTGGAAAAGGCGAGACCAAAAAAGAAAAATAAAGGGTATGGAAACAGCAGTTCAATTGAAACGGATGCAATAAAAAAACAAAAAAGTGTAATAATTAAATTTTTTATTCTACCAGTTAGCCTATCATCTAAGTCAGTCAGTGCAGCAGCGACCACACCTAAAGTAAGTGGGATAGTGGTCTTAGGCTCTTGGTTTAACAACCATGGCACTAAGGTTGCGCCTGTCAGGGCTATAAAGATTCGGATATAATATAAAATATGGCTGTTATATAGCACACGACGATAACTGGTAAGCAGTGTTAACACAAAGTACCTCAAAGGTAAGACAAGCCCTAGTCTATATAGGATAGCTTGTTTGCAAGGAATAAAAAACCGTTTGGAATCAAGCCAACCGTATTTTTGTCATTGATTTTCTCAGGTGCAGGATGTATGGAACTGAAATCAACACAGATTGGAAAGCGTCTGGCTCAGCATCCCTACAATCGGGTTCGCTTACTCAACGCAGGTATTGAAGTGAGTGGTGAAAACCACCAATATCTTATCCCATTTAATGAACTCATTGATATCCGTTGTAAGAGAGGGATTGTTTGGGGGGAGTTAGAATTTGAAATAGTAAATGAACAAGTTGTTCGTTTACACGGTACTGAATGGAAGCAAACTCAGCGCTTTTACCATTATTTAAATGAAAAATGGCAACAGTGGAGCACTGAAATGAGCCTAGTCAGTGCTAGCGTATTGGCTGAATTAGTTCATTCGATTGAACAACTGACGCAACACGACCATTGGTTAACGTTGCGCCAATTGACTGAAATAAAAAATAAAATATCACAAAAATTCTCATCGCTACCTATGCCTTTGGCGCGCCTTTCATTATTTGAAAATTGTGTAGCACAATATCACGAGTGTCTGAATTGGCTGAATAGCGGTCAAGAATGTCGAAAACAAATTAACGATCACTGGTGTGAGTCTGTTTTAGTTCGTTATCACGACTTTTTCCAGCAAGTAGAAACATCACCACTCAATTATTCACAGTCCTTATCTGTGATTAATGGTGAGGATAATGTATTAGTGCTAGCAGGGGCTGGGAGTGGTAAAACATCCGTCCTCGTGGCTAGGGCTGGTTGGTTAATCTTGCGAGGCTTGGCAGAGCCAGAACAAATCCTATTGCTAGCTTTTGGTCGCAAAGCGGCAGATGAAATGAATGAGCGTATTCATTCACGACTACAACAAGATGACATTGAAGCAAAAACCTTCCATGCGCTTGCATTACACATTATCCGTGAGGGCAGTAAAAAATCGCCAGTAATTAGCGAGTTAGAAACTGATACTCAAAAACGGCAAACGCTATTATTAAATGAATGGCGAGAGCAGTGTTCAGCAAAGAAAGCGCAAGCAAAAGGCTGGCGAGAATGGCTTTCTGAAGAATTGCAGTGGGAAATTCCAGACGGTGAGTTTTGGAAAGACGAAAAAATTAGCAATAAAGTGGTTACTAGGTTAGACCGCTGGCTAAGCTTAATGCGTATGCATGGGGGTAGCCAGAAGGACATGATTGATAATGCGGAAGAAGAAATAAGGGGACTTTTCCAAAAGCGTATTCGTTTAATGGCGCCGTTATTGAAAGTGTGGAAAAGCGCATTGAAAGATGAAGGTGCAATTGATTTTTCTGGATTAATCCATCAGGCCATTAATATTTTAGAAAAAGGGCGTTTTATTAGCCCATGGAAACATATTTTAGTCGATGAGTTCCAAGATATTTCGCCTCTAAGAGCTAAATTATTGCAGGTACTACGACAGCAGAATAAGCAAACGACGTTATTTGCTGTTGGAGACGATTGGCAGGCTATCTATCGGTTTAGTGGTGCAGAATTAGACTTAACAACATCGTTTGAACATAACTTTGGTATTGGAGAACTTTGCGCTTTAGATACCACTTATCGTTTTAATGAACGTATTGGTGAGGTAGCTAACCAGTTTATTTTACAAAATCCTATGCAGCTAGATAAGCCATTGAATAGCTTAACTAAAGGGAATAAAAAATCGGTTGTTCTTCTTTGTGAGGATGCCTTTGAACGTTTATTGGACAAAATGAGCGGCTATGTGCTTGATGATGAAACGGTATTAGTGCTAGCCCGTTATCATTATTTAAAACCTGATATTTTAGATAAAGCTAAAACTCGTTGGCCAAAATTAAATATTCAGTTTATGACTATTCATGCATCAAAAGGGCAGCAAGCAGACCATGTGATCATTTGTGGTCTGAATAGCGGAAAGGATGGTTTCCCTGCGCCTGCACGCGAATCAATCATTGAACGAGCTTTATTGCCTAAACCAGAAGATTTTGATCACGCAGAAGAAAGACGTTTACTGTATGTCGCATTAACACGGGCTAAGCAGCAAGTTTGGTTACTCTATAACCCAGAAAAACCGTCAGAATTTGCGGATGAACTGAAACAATTGGGCGTTCCAAAGCAAAAGAAACCGTAAAGCGATATTATGACCTATGAAATGAGGAGCGATGAAGTGCTAGAACGTTCTGGCACTTCACATTGATAGATTAGTTAGTTCGTTTATTTAAATAGCTTTGATAATCAGGGATAACGACGTCTATCGTATTATCAAAATAGGGTGACGTGATTAAAAAATCAGCAGTTGCAGGGTTGGTCGCGACAGGAATATTCCAAACTGTAGCCAAACGTAGCAATGCTTTAACATCAGGGTCATGAGGTACAGCATTAAGAGGGTCCCAGAAGAAAATCAAGAGGTCGATTTTTTGTTCAGCGATCATTGAGCCTATTTGCTGGTCTCCCCCCATAGGGCCACTTAGCATACTCGTGACTGGCAACCCAGTGTGTTGGCTGATTAATTTGCCTGTAGTCCCTGTTGCGTATAAATTGTGAGCTTGAAGCCGTTCATTATTTGTCTTAGTCCAAGATAATAGTGAAGATTTACAATGGTCATGGGCAACCAAAGCAATATTTTTTGAGGCTGTAATTTTACGGGTTGTTGATTCCATTATATTCCCTTAAGTAAGATGCGAGATAGACATCTTTAAAAATTGAATGAGCAAAGATATACAACATATATCATAATGCTAATGAATAGTTTATAGGTTTTGGGAGATATTTTGATGAGAGATCAAGAAATTGCTGAAATTTTAAAGCGTGTTCGAACAATTGCTTTAGTGGGAGGGAGTGATAAGGTCAATAGGCCGAGTTATGAAGTCATGGAATATCTTTTACATCAAGGCTATACCGTTATTCCTGTGAGCCCTAAATTGGCAGGTCAAACCTTATTAGGGCAGCTTGTATATGAGAAGCTTAGTGATATACCCGAGCCAATAGATATGGTCGATGTGTTTCGTAATGCAGAAGCGGCTGTAGGAGTAGCCAGAGAAGCAGTTGAAGTGAAAGCTAAAGTTTTGTGGTTACAAAAAGGGGTGATTAGCGAAGAAGCCCAACAAATTGCTTTGCGCGCTGGTTTACAGTTTGTTATGGATAAATGTCCAAAACAAGAAATCCCAGCATTAGGTCTTGAAAAATAAATTGCTTTTAATACTAAAAAGTAAAGCAGCTAGCTAGCTGCTTTACGGTTGCGTTCATAAATAACACTATCAATATTTGAAGGTTAGTTGCGAAGGCGAGGTGCTTGCAACTGAGACCTTATGGATTCCGCTAGTTCATCCATTGAGGGTTGCTCTGGATGGTCTTCTACGGTTTCATAAGTAATTTGAGCTTCAGCCAAATAAGTATGAACAGCATCCCCATTGTCATCTTCCATAACAACATGATACCAAGGTAGATCGCGTAGTGTGCTGTTAGCGGCAATATCATCATCATGTGGTTGTTCGAGCGAATACTCAGCGTCTACATCGACAACGACGCCTAAGTAGCCGAGAAGTTTGTGCCGAACTTGTTGCCCGATTCCATATTTACTGGTGATCATCATAGCGACCTCCTAAAAGCCTTGCTTATACTTCAAACTATATATGGGCAGTGCTACGCGTTTTCAAGCTAAGATATAGACAATTATCAATAACGCAATACACTGTCTTTATACGTAACGATCAAAAGCAGTGCCTCATTTAGCAGATTATCTGTTCAATGAATAAAAAACAACTGTTAAAAGAAGGTATCAATACATTATGCTCTGACAATGGAGGCTCACATGATTACATCAGGTCGATATTTTTATATTTATGGTCGTGTTCAAGGGGTTGGGTTTCGTTACCAGACCTATCATTGGGCTAATCAGAATGGCATAAAAGGCTTTGTGTGTAACCGGGATGACGGCAGTGTTAAGCTAGCCGTTTATGGCTCAGAGCAAGATATTGAATTTGTTGATGAGTGGCTGAAAGCGGGTGGTCCCCCAGGCGCCAAAATAGACCATTTTTTCACC
It includes:
- a CDS encoding TfoX/Sxy family DNA transformation protein, which translates into the protein MLSKDEKFFYLSRLLSQFGELKRKNHFGGFCLLVDDAIVGLVLDGGFYLRGCLVARSHFESLGFNRLVYSKKGIPLEMRYYQLSEQVWHDEALFLQYIELAYRSAIEEFKQKQSITMRIKDLPNMNMSVERALGKIGVSHVDDLRMMGAKACFMKLKKHGRNNPSIKLLIGLAAAIEGCHSAVLPKDIKQELITWYNSFELTSA
- a CDS encoding acylphosphatase — protein: MITSGRYFYIYGRVQGVGFRYQTYHWANQNGIKGFVCNRDDGSVKLAVYGSEQDIEFVDEWLKAGGPPGAKIDHFFTENWKAEPITDFSVRY
- a CDS encoding methylglyoxal synthase; translation: MESTTRKITASKNIALVAHDHCKSSLLSWTKTNNERLQAHNLYATGTTGKLISQHTGLPVTSMLSGPMGGDQQIGSMIAEQKIDLLIFFWDPLNAVPHDPDVKALLRLATVWNIPVATNPATADFLITSPYFDNTIDVVIPDYQSYLNKRTN
- a CDS encoding AAA family ATPase, coding for MISQELTWQGLIPNLSSFQTKFVSSETLPPILLSDIQPRLSDGIQHFVDEFAQTRFMFIKSDDSEAYLSLYANAITPLLAEINTIDGDYQLSEDSRLFQWKSGVKSRFSSHEKIAYRSWIEPEQLFGYVTPSLNLVPGLLHQINGGILVIAASALISQPLMWARLKNMVNRQQLEWLPYSENQPLPIEIEPQPLELKVIIVGDRLALEEFEFTSPELFSCAIYGEYEPIMFFEDEEQLSLWMRYVKSIIESNKLPHISADGWVPFIQQAVRYCEDKFNLPLDILWLVRSLVDASHYHVNHLLTQESFKQANENRQWRHSFLAERTQDDILQEQIFVKTEGEVIGQVNGLSVLQYPGHPDAIGEPSRITCVAHLGDGEFTDVERKAELGGNIHAKGMMIMQAYLNYELKLEQPQPFSASIVFEQSYGEVDGDSASLAELCALISALSLQPIDQQVAITGAVDQFGYVQPIGGVNEKIEGFFDICEKRGLTGNQGVIIPMANVRHLCTKSAVVEAVKEGQFHIWPVEHVAQAITILTKQPYFEQQAEEENVHLLALIQERINQANSPDKARLPWFLKWIS
- the ompA gene encoding porin OmpA; amino-acid sequence: MKKTAIAVAVAVAAFATVAQAAPKDNTWYTGAKLGWSHYEDTKFTPNDGPSVGSSTERDTLGAGAFAGYQYNQYMGFELGYDWFGKMKYKGADKGDLTSMGVSLTTKLSYPIMDDLDVYTRLGGMVYRTEAKANQRNYKETDTGVAPVYALGLEYAITPEWATRLDYQWVSNLGDKDNIGTRPDNGMLSVGVAYRFGQADAPVVAPAPVVAPAPVVENKRFTLRSDVLFNFNKASLKPEGQEALNELYNELSSIDPTQGRVLVVGFTDRIGSQNYNLPLSQKRAQSVVDYLVAKGVPASAISAEGRGKEDPVTGNKCDDVKGRAALIECLAPDRRVEIEIQGTTEVVTQPGA
- the sulA gene encoding SOS-induced cell division inhibitor SulA, whose protein sequence is MSIYSWNNSTEHSLNNYAQSIPATGLTNSSMQQGMVSELVYDEKHPIMDYILLPMLRQFGVQSRWLLWLSPNKKLSKHWLEQSGIPTNKVMQLNHMEDITTIDAMEKALRSGNYSVVLGWLPEISEQDFIRLQYAAQEGCSIGLIMRPQKTYNMISTQARQPNHLKIHSNHYH
- a CDS encoding GhoT/OrtT family toxin; the protein is MSTFEYILVIYGIGGVCAMLFTLLVTKDPNCFMRLLSAILIGLTWPMTLPIVFMFSLF
- a CDS encoding CoA-binding protein, producing the protein MRDQEIAEILKRVRTIALVGGSDKVNRPSYEVMEYLLHQGYTVIPVSPKLAGQTLLGQLVYEKLSDIPEPIDMVDVFRNAEAAVGVAREAVEVKAKVLWLQKGVISEEAQQIALRAGLQFVMDKCPKQEIPALGLEK
- the helD gene encoding DNA helicase IV, coding for MELKSTQIGKRLAQHPYNRVRLLNAGIEVSGENHQYLIPFNELIDIRCKRGIVWGELEFEIVNEQVVRLHGTEWKQTQRFYHYLNEKWQQWSTEMSLVSASVLAELVHSIEQLTQHDHWLTLRQLTEIKNKISQKFSSLPMPLARLSLFENCVAQYHECLNWLNSGQECRKQINDHWCESVLVRYHDFFQQVETSPLNYSQSLSVINGEDNVLVLAGAGSGKTSVLVARAGWLILRGLAEPEQILLLAFGRKAADEMNERIHSRLQQDDIEAKTFHALALHIIREGSKKSPVISELETDTQKRQTLLLNEWREQCSAKKAQAKGWREWLSEELQWEIPDGEFWKDEKISNKVVTRLDRWLSLMRMHGGSQKDMIDNAEEEIRGLFQKRIRLMAPLLKVWKSALKDEGAIDFSGLIHQAINILEKGRFISPWKHILVDEFQDISPLRAKLLQVLRQQNKQTTLFAVGDDWQAIYRFSGAELDLTTSFEHNFGIGELCALDTTYRFNERIGEVANQFILQNPMQLDKPLNSLTKGNKKSVVLLCEDAFERLLDKMSGYVLDDETVLVLARYHYLKPDILDKAKTRWPKLNIQFMTIHASKGQQADHVIICGLNSGKDGFPAPARESIIERALLPKPEDFDHAEERRLLYVALTRAKQQVWLLYNPEKPSEFADELKQLGVPKQKKP
- the matP gene encoding macrodomain Ter protein MatP, whose product is MKYQQLENLECGWKWEYLVNKARGGEAITRYIERSAEKEAIDLLLKMENRPVDVLKWISLHMNPELDNRMKQSIRARRKRHFNAEHPHTRKKSIDLNFSVWQRLSNLAVKRNKTLSETIIQLIEDAEHKDKYESQMSSLKQDLQAILGTPKETDN
- the yccS gene encoding YccS family putative transporter, with protein sequence MLTLLTSYRRVLYNSHILYYIRIFIALTGATLVPWLLNQEPKTTIPLTLGVVAAALTDLDDRLTGRIKNLIITLFCFFIASVSIELLFPYPLFFFFGLAFSTCGFILLGALGQRYATIAFGALLIAIYTMLGVPIFDTWYQQPALLLTGAIWYNILTLIGHILFPVRPLQDAITQCYQQLSAYLDAKANLFDPDLEDDYQRSVYDLALVNSHLVSTMNQAKIALLSRLKGDRGQKGTRNSLHYYFVAQDIHERASSSHIQYQQLSRTLRHCDILFRFQRLLTMQARACQQVAQSVLWRKQYQHNPRFERTFAYIEKSLQLLKQQSPELHEIKALYNLLKNLKGIDVQLKGLSLEQSAWQQNNKQIEQLSDESLSGIRDIISRVKHHLTPKSSLFRHAVRMSILLCTGYVIIQLFDMERGYWILLTSLFVCQPNYSATKRRLALRIIGTIVGILIGLPLLNLIPSMEGQLTLIVISGLLFFMFRSSQYAQATLFITLLVLFCFNLLGEGFDVALPRIIDTLIGCFIALLAVSFIWPDWKFRQLPQVIQKTMDSNCRYLDAILQQYYQGKDNRLEYRIARREAHNNDAEFASIVSNMASDPKSYRITQEQAFRLLCLNHTLLSYISALGAHREKMQNEDNLSLLNDAICYVESSLQITTIDPLVIDEKSDKLRHSLLQRIDNISTSDDEKTLLIMEQTKLLLELVPEIKQIMRTISAS
- the hspQ gene encoding heat shock protein HspQ, translated to MMITSKYGIGQQVRHKLLGYLGVVVDVDAEYSLEQPHDDDIAANSTLRDLPWYHVVMEDDNGDAVHTYLAEAQITYETVEDHPEQPSMDELAESIRSQLQAPRLRN